Below is a genomic region from Rhodohalobacter sp. 614A.
CGGAATGAAGCGTCAGCGTTTCCACCTCTTCATTATTCTGATTACGATGTTTGTAGGATCGCAATTTATCCAGGCAGAGATTTTTCGTCATTGTCATTCCCAATGCTTCCACACTGTTATATTCTGATAACCGACTCCGCATATTCCACAACTTCAGGAACGCATCCTGTAGCGTATCTTCGGCTTCCTGGCGATTCCCAAGAAGCGAAAAAGCTACTCTGAAAAATTTGTCCCGCGAAGGCAGAACCAGGTTTTTAAATTCTTGCTTTGTCATTTCTGTTGATCAGACGAGTGGAATAGAATTTCATTACAGGAGAGTACGAAATTTTTTCTTAGTCATTGCGAGTGAGCCTGCGATCGCGGCAATCTCTTGGTCTTAATTAGGATTCGGAAATTGCCGCGTCGTCGCTTTCACTCCTCCTCGCAATGACAGGAAGTGGTTTCATGGGATTAATTTTGTCATTGCGAGCAAAGCGAAGCAATCTCCAAACTATAGAGGCTGGATATTATTACAGATACACGCCCCTTCGCAATGACTTTAAAATTTTTTCTGTAACCTTTCACTACAGCAACAGTGTATCCTCATGAACAGGCTAACAAAAATATTTGATCGGTTGGATTCGAATTCGGATAACGCTTTAATGATGAAAGTAAGAGACGGCGATCTCGATAAACTCGGGTTGCTGTTTGAGCGATACAACCGTCGCCTGTTCGGGTTCTTTTACAGATTGACACACCGCCGCGATATCAGCGAGGATCTGGTTCAGGGTGTTTTTGAACGGATTCTGAAGTACCGCGAATCCTATAAAGGAGACGGCGCTTTCTCAACATGGATTTTCCAGATCGCCCGAAATCTTCATATCGATTATTACCGGAAATATTCAAAAACCGATACGGAAGATGATTTTAGCGACTGGGATTCTCTCGAAGCCGATGATTCAGAAATCAAACTGAAATCAGAAGATGAACGAAACCGGCTGCTTCTGAAACGGGCTTTGGATCAGTTGGATGAAGAGAAAAAGCAGACGCTTATTCTAAGCCGTTTCGAAGGATTCAAATACAAGGAGATCGCTGAGATTATGGATTGCACGGAAAGTGCCGTAAAAGTGCGGGTGTTCAGGGGCATTAACGAATTGAAGGAGATTGTTTCTGATCTCAAAAAAGAGGAAGAATTATGATTGATGAAAAATATATCGACTTAGTGACCGGATATCTTCAGAATGACCTGAATCCGGATCAAAAAAACAAACTGGAGGAGCTGATTGAGTCCGGCGAGATCGATCTGCTGGATCTGAAAGAGATGGAAATGATGTACGGAAAAATGAGCTCAATTGATATCCCCCAAGCAAGTCCGGCCATGCACGATCGGTTTTATGCTATGCTGGAAAAAGAAAAACAGACTCAATCGGTCAGCTGGTCTCATAAACTGAATACCTGGATGGATCAACAGAAAAACCGTTTTGAGTTGCGTTATGTGGTTTACGCCGCAGCCATTTTTCTGGCAGGCATTTTCCTGGGGGATTTATATGCTCCGTTCAGTAAACAAGATGATCAGATTGACCAACTCAGCGCCGAAGTTTCCCAAATGCGTGAAGTGATGATGATCAGCCTGCTGGATAATTCTTCTCCAATGGAACGGCTTAAAGCCGTCAACATCAGCACCGAAATCCAATCTGCGGATGACCGAATTGTGAATGCTCTTTTGAAGACCTTGAATAACGACACTAATGTGAATGTTCGCGTAGCGGCTGTAGAAGCACTAACTGCTCACGCTGCGAATCCGTCTGTACGAACGGGGTTGATCAATTCGATTGCCAACCAGGAATCGCCCATCGTTCAGGCCGCTTTGGCTGATGCAATGCTGGCCCTGCAGGAAAAACAGTCGGTGGATGAATTCAAAAAACTCCTTGCCAAAGACGAATTGGATATGAACGTCCGAAACAAATTGGAAAATACGATTGCGGCATTAAACTAAAATCGGAGCCAAAATGAAATTATACAGCATAACAACACCTTTTCTACAATTATTCTGTCCCGGCCGGGACAGTAGGTTTGTAGTAACAAACAAACCGAATCAAACCCCTATTGTCCCGGAGGGGACAGTATATTTCCGTGGGATTCTGAAGAATATCGCAGATTATCGATTCCAAATCTTAAAAATGGTTCTTCTCATTTCAGGATTCGTATTCATGTTTTCTCCATCAGCATCCGCCCAAACCTTCTCTGAAACCATAAAGGAAACAGTCCGATTCCAAAACATAAATAGTTCAGAAAATGAGCTATACATCCACAACATTAATGGAAATGTGACGGTAGAAGGCTACAACGGCGATGAGATTCAAATCACCTATCACAAAAAAATTGACGCGGATACCCAGCGCGATCTTGACCGGGCTATAGAGGAAGTAGAATTTATCCTCGAGGAAGAAAGCAATCGCATTCTGATTTACCTGGATGCCCCCTTTATTTGTGTAAAAAAACGCGATGGCAAGATCAGTTATAACATCAATGACTGGGATGATGATTACGATTTTATGTTCGACATCTCCATTCGGGTTCCACAAAATACAAACCTGGATGTATCTACCATCAACAATGGAAGAGTTCTTGTAGAGAACATCCATTCAAAGTGGCTCGATGTCTCGAATATTAATGGCTCAGTGGAACTTGGGAATGTAGCCGGCATTACGGACGCCAAGACTATTAATGGAGATATCACGGCGAGTTATAGAGAAAATCCTTCCGGCGATTCATCCTTTGAAACCATTAATGGCACCATTGAAGTGATGTTTCCGGAGAATCTTTCCGCAGATATCACCTTCAAAAGCATGCACGGAGATCTCTATACCGATTTCAAAAATGTGCAACGCCTCCAGGCCCGGGTGGAATCGAGCGAGGAACGGGGTCACGGAAAAACCACGTATCGCATCGACAAATTTGCACCGCTTCGCATCGGTAACGGCGGACCCACTTTCAAAT
It encodes:
- a CDS encoding HEAT repeat domain-containing protein; this translates as MIDEKYIDLVTGYLQNDLNPDQKNKLEELIESGEIDLLDLKEMEMMYGKMSSIDIPQASPAMHDRFYAMLEKEKQTQSVSWSHKLNTWMDQQKNRFELRYVVYAAAIFLAGIFLGDLYAPFSKQDDQIDQLSAEVSQMREVMMISLLDNSSPMERLKAVNISTEIQSADDRIVNALLKTLNNDTNVNVRVAAVEALTAHAANPSVRTGLINSIANQESPIVQAALADAMLALQEKQSVDEFKKLLAKDELDMNVRNKLENTIAALN
- a CDS encoding RNA polymerase sigma factor, with translation MTKQEFKNLVLPSRDKFFRVAFSLLGNRQEAEDTLQDAFLKLWNMRSRLSEYNSVEALGMTMTKNLCLDKLRSYKHRNQNNEEVETLTLHSGSPDPAQETELSESLKTIHTIFETLPEQQKLIIHLRDVEHYEYEEISDMTGLTVNTIRVNLSRARKTVREEYLKHQNYEHRKN
- a CDS encoding RNA polymerase sigma factor — protein: MNRLTKIFDRLDSNSDNALMMKVRDGDLDKLGLLFERYNRRLFGFFYRLTHRRDISEDLVQGVFERILKYRESYKGDGAFSTWIFQIARNLHIDYYRKYSKTDTEDDFSDWDSLEADDSEIKLKSEDERNRLLLKRALDQLDEEKKQTLILSRFEGFKYKEIAEIMDCTESAVKVRVFRGINELKEIVSDLKKEEEL
- a CDS encoding DUF4097 family beta strand repeat-containing protein, with amino-acid sequence MKLYSITTPFLQLFCPGRDSRFVVTNKPNQTPIVPEGTVYFRGILKNIADYRFQILKMVLLISGFVFMFSPSASAQTFSETIKETVRFQNINSSENELYIHNINGNVTVEGYNGDEIQITYHKKIDADTQRDLDRAIEEVEFILEEESNRILIYLDAPFICVKKRDGKISYNINDWDDDYDFMFDISIRVPQNTNLDVSTINNGRVLVENIHSKWLDVSNINGSVELGNVAGITDAKTINGDITASYRENPSGDSSFETINGTIEVMFPENLSADITFKSMHGDLYTDFKNVQRLQARVESSEERGHGKTTYRIDKFAPLRIGNGGPTFKFEVLNGDVYVKRNRAT